The following nucleotide sequence is from Pseudochaenichthys georgianus chromosome 17, fPseGeo1.2, whole genome shotgun sequence.
acaggggaaaataacgtgtcggctatgccaccattttagatgcggattttgttaaactaatacgtttgcactgtggaccaacactatacattgacggggaagggggtagcaataaagagaacactattttacacaacagaaataatatcgatagcagcgtccctagcaaccaccttggtaacaatgacaacgttgtatagaagtaatcttcataataactagcaaactaaagatcatgtacatccactgcacacataatctgaaataacaactcatatttcaatacaatttcagaggcgtttttgtagataaTCACCACTCCGAAATGCACTAACTCttcccaaatactgtgcaattaACTGATGGACTACACAATATATTTACACTGACATGAATGTACTGGTATGTatgctgtgtgtctctgtcatTGTCTCTCCCTGTGGGTGCCTGCATCTGTGTTATTGCACTTAAGGAACAGTTCTCagtcatttcattacatttttgtataaagAGAAAGTCAATTCTTATTCCgtttttattaaaataaaaacctGTACAAAAGCAACCAATGACAGGTATGCACATTCTTGCAGCAATGACAACTGTATTCATGTTTCACCAAGGCATTGTGAGACAGGTTCTTAGGGATTTTTATGATAGCAGATATGTCATTTTACAATGATGGCAAAAGCTTAACCGCTGATGTGAAATCAGTACAGAAACACATACCCTGATTGGTCTAAGGCAATGCATATATAATTTGGTAACCATCACAATACATATGGACGTGAACTGATAATTGTCAGTCACTGGAATTAGATTTACCAATTGGAGCTTCTGATGATGCAGGATGACAATCATTAGTTTATTTAGTCAGTCTGTAGAGGTGTAATTTATCTTGGTTAGTTTGTGAAAGGTCAGTGTGAACAGGACCAGAACTTTAACAAATGCATTTATCTTCCTTTGTTCCAAGGTGTTAAAGCAGCCTTATAGCTTGAAGTCATTCACTGCTGTCAAAGTTCTTCATCAGTAGAGGAGGTACTGTCAGAGGGCTGCTCTTCGGAGGAGTCATCCAAAGACACCGTTTGCTGTCCCAAAATGCATTGGTATGCAATACGTGCCATGGCCTGCTGCGCTTTCACTTTGTGGAGTTGTTTCTTTAGAACACAAAGTAGCCCCTCACGTCCTCTCTCCGTCAACGCCTCGGTACTGCCTGAGAATGTATgacatcaaataaataaatcatcaaATAAGCTAAATGTTATTGCCAGACCAAAACACTACCAACAACAATAATCATTTATTGTACTAACTTTGTCCAGTGATGCCTTCAGAAAGCTGGGAGGACAGGTAATCAATCTTTCCTGCCACGCTCCTCATGTACTCCCAGTGCTGTTTGACTTCATGAAACAGAATAACAGCTTCTTCTTTCAGTCTGGTCAGCAGCATTACCTtgtcgtaaaccttttttttctGTACCATATCACCATGACCTGCAAAGTACATCAAAGCATTATCAATTATCTTACATTGGAAATATTACAATtacaactcctggtcctcactttcaaagccctccaccatctgcccccccccctacctctctGACCCACtatagaaaataaatgtattattattatttaacatAAGCACAGAAATACATCATGCatatgtgccagatttagcCTGGCAGGTTTATGGCATTAAATATATATGCACAGacaaaagcattttaaaagaTATAAAGTCTGCACATTTAATCATGAATTTCTAATATTTAGTTGTTACAATGATAATATGAATTATACCATAACCACTGTTTGCAATTTTGTTTTATTGTCATCCTACACACCAGTTTCCAATATTATAATTTGACTAATTGATTGATTCTGGTTCAATCAACAGCTTAAGGCAAGTTTGAAGAACAacttgaaaacattgaaaaatGAAACTACCTAAATTATCTTGCAGAGTTTTCAAatgcacaaaatacaccaaataaATGTATACACATGGTTTTGCTTACATTCCCATTTCCAGGAGTAGTTGTCCTCAGCCAAGAGCTCGTTAGGAGGAGGGAGTTTGTCCGCTTCCCCGGCAACAGCATTGTGTTCAGTGATGGCATCTTCCAAGGCTTTCTTCTCTTCgacaatcttttttcggagtttgtGTCTCCGCTTATTGCCACCTGCCAGAATTTGAACcaacattttgttttactttaatctTAATTACACACCAACATGTTTCAATAGATCAGCTATTGTTTACCATCTATGAAATATTagtgaatacatttgtttccaTATCTAGGCGTGCGTATACTTAGAACAGAGGGACAGAatttatcatttatttattcatttttttggcATTTTACGCCTTTATCTGACAGTAAGAGAAAGGATATTTGGGAGGGAAAAATAGGGCAAGGGTTGCCAGCAAATGGTC
It contains:
- the LOC117461770 gene encoding uncharacterized protein, with product MFSSGLQEHPFKNDLQKTIEGLYLSIKQRKYQLYRQSGGNKRRHKLRKKIVEEKKALEDAITEHNAVAGEADKLPPPNELLAEDNYSWKWECHGDMVQKKKVYDKVMLLTRLKEEAVILFHEVKQHWEYMRSVAGKIDYLSSQLSEGITGQSSTEALTERGREGLLCVLKKQLHKVKAQQAMARIAYQCILGQQTVSLDDSSEEQPSDSTSSTDEEL